A genomic region of Cannabis sativa cultivar Pink pepper isolate KNU-18-1 chromosome 1, ASM2916894v1, whole genome shotgun sequence contains the following coding sequences:
- the LOC115703604 gene encoding mediator of RNA polymerase II transcription subunit 10b isoform X1, translated as MDSSQAAGTGANSGNGMMVPLANDTSIAAAATAAVTTTAGEEAKQNLNAVINSTQKTLGLLHQLNLTVTSFNAASQLPLLHRMNSIVSELDNMAKLAEKCNIQVPMEVLNLIDDGKNPDEFTKDVINSCIAKNQGTKGKTDAFKGLRKHLLEEIETIFPEDVESYREIRAASAAEMKRQAQAQAQAQAQAQAQSMIPNGDVKVKNEL; from the exons ATGGATTCATCACAGGCAGCAGGAACTGGTGCAAATAGCGGCAATGGAATGATGGTTCCCCTAGCCAATGATACTTCCATTGCAGCAGCAGCAACAGCAGCAGTAACAACAACAGCAGGAGAGGAAGCGAAGCAGAACCTGAATGCGGTGATTAACTCTACCCAGAAAACTCTGGGCCTTCTTCACCAGCTCAATCTCACGGTCACTTCCTTCAATGCCGCGTCTCAGCTTCCACTTCTCCATCGCAT GAATTCTATTGTTTCTGAGCTTGACAACATGGCTAAGCTAGCAGAGAAATGTAATATTCAAGTTCCAATGGAAGTTCTTAA TCTGATCGACGATGGTAAAAATCCTGATGAATTTACAAAGGATGTAATAAACAGTTGCATCGCCAAAAACCAGGGCACCAAAGGAAAAACTGATGCCTTCAAG GGTCTACGGAAGCATCTTCTCGAGGAAATTGAAACGATATTTCCCGAAGATGTTGAGTCTTACAGGGAGATACGAGCTGCGTCTGCTGCT GAAATGAAACGGCAGGCACAAGCACAAGCACAAGCTCAGGCCCAAGCTCAAGCTCAAAGCATGATACCAAATGGAGATGTAAAGGTTAAAAATGAGCTTTGA
- the LOC115703604 gene encoding mediator of RNA polymerase II transcription subunit 10b isoform X3: MDSSQAAGTGANSGNGMMVPLANDTSIAAAATAAVTTTAGEEAKQNLNAVINSTQKTLGLLHQLNLTVTSFNAASQLPLLHRMNSIVSELDNMAKLAEKCNIQVPMEVLNLIDDGKNPDEFTKDVINSCIAKNQGTKGKTDAFKGLRKHLLEEIETIFPEDVESYREIRAASAAPI, translated from the exons ATGGATTCATCACAGGCAGCAGGAACTGGTGCAAATAGCGGCAATGGAATGATGGTTCCCCTAGCCAATGATACTTCCATTGCAGCAGCAGCAACAGCAGCAGTAACAACAACAGCAGGAGAGGAAGCGAAGCAGAACCTGAATGCGGTGATTAACTCTACCCAGAAAACTCTGGGCCTTCTTCACCAGCTCAATCTCACGGTCACTTCCTTCAATGCCGCGTCTCAGCTTCCACTTCTCCATCGCAT GAATTCTATTGTTTCTGAGCTTGACAACATGGCTAAGCTAGCAGAGAAATGTAATATTCAAGTTCCAATGGAAGTTCTTAA TCTGATCGACGATGGTAAAAATCCTGATGAATTTACAAAGGATGTAATAAACAGTTGCATCGCCAAAAACCAGGGCACCAAAGGAAAAACTGATGCCTTCAAG GGTCTACGGAAGCATCTTCTCGAGGAAATTGAAACGATATTTCCCGAAGATGTTGAGTCTTACAGGGAGATACGAGCTGCGTCTGCTGCT CCCATTTAA
- the LOC115703604 gene encoding mediator of RNA polymerase II transcription subunit 10b isoform X2: protein MMVPLANDTSIAAAATAAVTTTAGEEAKQNLNAVINSTQKTLGLLHQLNLTVTSFNAASQLPLLHRMNSIVSELDNMAKLAEKCNIQVPMEVLNLIDDGKNPDEFTKDVINSCIAKNQGTKGKTDAFKGLRKHLLEEIETIFPEDVESYREIRAASAAEMKRQAQAQAQAQAQAQAQSMIPNGDVKVKNEL, encoded by the exons ATGATGGTTCCCCTAGCCAATGATACTTCCATTGCAGCAGCAGCAACAGCAGCAGTAACAACAACAGCAGGAGAGGAAGCGAAGCAGAACCTGAATGCGGTGATTAACTCTACCCAGAAAACTCTGGGCCTTCTTCACCAGCTCAATCTCACGGTCACTTCCTTCAATGCCGCGTCTCAGCTTCCACTTCTCCATCGCAT GAATTCTATTGTTTCTGAGCTTGACAACATGGCTAAGCTAGCAGAGAAATGTAATATTCAAGTTCCAATGGAAGTTCTTAA TCTGATCGACGATGGTAAAAATCCTGATGAATTTACAAAGGATGTAATAAACAGTTGCATCGCCAAAAACCAGGGCACCAAAGGAAAAACTGATGCCTTCAAG GGTCTACGGAAGCATCTTCTCGAGGAAATTGAAACGATATTTCCCGAAGATGTTGAGTCTTACAGGGAGATACGAGCTGCGTCTGCTGCT GAAATGAAACGGCAGGCACAAGCACAAGCACAAGCTCAGGCCCAAGCTCAAGCTCAAAGCATGATACCAAATGGAGATGTAAAGGTTAAAAATGAGCTTTGA
- the LOC115704646 gene encoding endoglucanase 12-like, whose protein sequence is MMKSVKMNMRVLVIVVVLLVFFEGIECLDYGEALTKSLLFYEGQRSGKLPPNQRVQWRDNSALFDGSANRSTPNLEGGYYDAGDNLKLGFPMAFTITMLSWSTIEYSNKLKAKNEFQNAVTAIKWGTDYLIKAHPMADILYGEVGQSDSDHQCWQRPEDMTTLRTTYRIDDQNPGSDLAAETAAAFASASIVFRNIDINYSFQLLKHAQQLFAFGLKSPGIYQNSIPDAGKIYASSGYQDEMLWAAAWLYKATSKQQYLDYISSSSDSGGLRTAFSWDDKYVGAQVLVANLIMDGKAGSAATRLARFKQQGEEFICSCVGKGSNNFKKTQGGLLWFLPWNNVQYVATATFVTAVYSNYLNANKATLQCSAASLTPSDLTAFVKSQVDYLLGSNPLKMSYMVGFGSKYPQQIHHRAASIISIKKDKRPVSCQGGFDDWFNKNAPNPNVLDGAVVSTDENDAYSDSRSNYQHAEPTTVTNAPLLGVFAHLA, encoded by the exons atgatgaaGAGTGTTAAGATGAATATGAGAGTGTTAGTAATAGTAGTAGTGTTGTTAGTGTTTTTTGAAGGAATAGAGTGTTTGGATTATGGAGAAGCCCTAACTAAGTCACTCTTGTTCTATGAAGGTCAACGCTCCGGAAAGCTTCCTCCTAACCAAAGAGTTCAATGGCGTGACAATTCTGCTCTTTTTGATGGTTCTGCTAATCGA agcaCGCCAAACCTCGAAGGAGGGTACTACGACGCAGGAGACAACCTTAAACTAGGGTTTCCAATGGCATTTACAATAACAATGCTATCATGGAGCACAATAGAATACTCAAACAAACTAAAAGCAAAGAATGAGTTTCAAAATGCAGTCACAGCTATCAAATGGGGTACAGATTACTTGATCAAAGCTCATCCAATGGCTGACATTCTCTATGGAGAAGTGGGTCAATCTGATTCTGATCATCAATGTTGGCAAAGACCAGAAGACATGACCACACTAAGAACAACTTATAGAATTGATGACCAAAATCCAGGCTCTGATCTTGCTGCTGAGACTGCTGCCGCTTTTGCTTCTGCTTCtattgtttttagaaatattGATATTAACTATTCTTTTCAACTTCTAAAGCATGCACAACag CTATTTGCTTTTGGTCTTAAGTCTCCTGGTATTTATCAAAATAGTATACCAGATGCTGGAAAAATCTATGCCAGTAGTGGATATCAG GATGAGATGTTATGGGCAGCAGCATGGCTATACAAGGCTACATCGAAGCAACAATACCTTGATTACATTTCAAGCTCATCAGACAGTGGTGGACTCAGAACTGCTTTCTCATGGGACGACAAATACGTTGGCGCACAAGTCTTGGTTGCAAACCTTATAATGGACGGCAAAGCGGGCTCGGCCGCCACCCGACTAGCGCGGTTCAAGCAACAAGGGGAGGAGTTCATATGCTCTTGCGTCGGCAAAGGAAGCAACAACTTCAAGAAAACTCAAGGCGGTTTGCTTTGGTTTTTGCCTTGGAATAATGTTCAGTATGTAGCCACTGCTACATTTGTCACTGCCGTTTACTCTAACTATCTTAATGCTAACAAAGCTACCCTTCAATGCTCTGCTGCCTCTCTCACTCCTTCCGATCTTACTGCCTTTGTTAAATCACAG gTGGATTATTTATTGGGTTCAAACCCATTAAAGATGAGTTACATGGTTGGATTTGGATCAAAGTATCCACAACAGATTCACCACAGAGCAGCATCAATAATATCAATCAAGAAAGATAAAAGGCCAGTGAGCTGCCAAGGTGGTTTCGATGATTGGTTCAATAAAAATGCACCAAACCCAAATGTGTTGGATGGTGCAGTTGTGAGCACTGATGAAAATGATGCCTATTCAGACTCACGTTCTAATTACCAACATGCTGAGCCCACTACAGTCACCAATGCTCCTCTACTTGGAGTTTTTGCTCACTTAGCTTAA